The following coding sequences lie in one Arachis ipaensis cultivar K30076 chromosome B03, Araip1.1, whole genome shotgun sequence genomic window:
- the LOC107633245 gene encoding uncharacterized protein LOC107633245: protein MCDASNYAVGAVLAQRDGKLAYIIAYSSKTLDAAQSKYTTTEKVEALLKRYGVLHKVSTAYHPQTNGQAEVSNREIKQILEKVVNPQRKDWSSQLGDALWAYRTAYKTQLRMSPFRIVYGKACHLPVEIKHKAYWVVKQCNMDFTKAGIARKLLLEELECLRMEAYENA, encoded by the exons atgtgcgacgCATCAAATTATGCCGTAGGTGCCGTGCTTGCACAGCGTGATGGTAAACTCGCTTATATCATTGCTTATTCCTCAAAAACATTAGATGCGGCACAATCCAAATATACTACTACGGA gaaagtagaggcactaCTCAAGCGCTATGGGGTATTACATAAGGTTTCAACTGCTTATCACCCCCAAACCAACGGACAAGCGGAggtgtccaaccgggagattaagcAAATTTTGGAGAAAGTGGTGAATCCACAAAGGAAAGACTGGAGCTCTCAGttgggagatgcactatgggcatataggacGGCCTATAAGACCCAATTAAGGATGAGTCCCTTTCGAATCGTCTATGGCAAGGCATGCCATCTTCCAGTGGAGATTAAGCATAAGGCCTATTGGGTGGTTAAGCAGTGTAACATGGATTTTACCAAGGCGGGTATAGCCAGAAAATTGCtactagaggagcttgagtgtcTTAGGAtggaagcatatgagaatgcttgA